One Anopheles marshallii chromosome 3, idAnoMarsDA_429_01, whole genome shotgun sequence genomic region harbors:
- the LOC128713987 gene encoding rRNA-processing protein UTP23 homolog, with protein sequence MKITKHKKTRKYMSFYINNFGFREPLLVLIDGSFCHAAYKVRLQIEEQLKKYFQCEVKPIVTACIITETDNLGPAFIGTSQLLKKFLVHRCGHEKRPLDGAACIKAMTKTCHYIVATQDRALQEWVRGNPGIPLFYLHNGSVPTLVQPSEVHRQAAADGQKNRVGIRELDQKMIQALKAKEGITVPETPVRKKPKKPKNPNPLSCKKSKKKKNDVTIGRNESDGKPATVGDSGIVKKTSRKRIKLPKHVIEHLKVSNAAQNKGSN encoded by the exons atgaagattacaaaacacaagaaaactcGTAAGTATATGagtttttacataaataattttGGATTCCGGGAACCGTTGCTTGTGCTGATCGATGGAAGTTTCTGCCATGCTGCGTACAAG GTGCGGCTCCAAATAGAAGAGCAGTTAAAAAAGTACTTCCAGTGCGAGGTGAAACCGATCGTGACGGCCTGTATCATCACGGAGACGGACAATCTCGGCCCGGCATTCATTGGCACCAGCCAGCTGTTGAAGAAATTTCTCGTTCATCGTTGCGGGCACGAGAAGCGACCGCTCGATGGTGCCGCTTGCATTAAAGCGATGACAAAAACGTGTCATTATATCGTGGCAACGCAGGACCGTGCGCTGCAGGAATGGGTACGAGGCAACCCGGGCATTCCGCTGTTCTATCTGCACAACGGGTCCGTCCCGACGTTGGTACAACCGTCGGAGGTGCATCGTCAGGCGGCAGCTGATGGGCAGAAGAATCGGGTTGGTATTCGTGAGCTTGATCAAAAGATGATTCAAGCGCTGAAGGCGAAAGAAGGTATCACCGTGCCCGAAACGCCCGTGCGCAAAAAGcccaaaaaacccaaaaatccTAATCCACTGTCGTGCAAAAAgtcgaagaaaaagaaaaacgatgtAACAATTGGAAGGAATGAATCAGATGGAAAACCGGCAACGGTTGGTGATAGTGGAATAGTTAAGAAAACGAGTAGAAAACGTATCAAGCTACCGAAACACGTTATAGAGCATTTGAAAGTATCAAATGCAGCGCAAAATAAAGGAAGTAACTGA
- the LOC128713468 gene encoding enhancer of mRNA-decapping protein 4 homolog, which yields METTERTVSTVAGGSRKIAFSVEEAQHSFKTTDKNITVVCTEGKHDRGSSKIKLVNVVNFKWEQKNYPGRLIACHKDCFLLAYSIRVTKQSKSESMVRVAHLDLPERGLIKGLSDEILDLQFSHNSTYDCLLGIIERTTLHVHKVLVKGEKVTTALKVKIVDPLDGHVPTCDRITWCPYMSDGADYSDDFAKELLVWTRGPTFQCYSISALAKSYIDTTDLKASDIEEGGFKANDGDAIITGSVFSDDGTTLALSSNDGLIRFYQVYQHANDRSPRRLHMWKPHDGKPITSFFFLDNYTETVNNKTIWKHAITCAENNSEIKVWCCESWECLQTIRLTSSVADASLHFKAEIDISSTYLVLTERNTRQIYVMQIRKGKGATSPEAEPVVQSKKSIISKGGTRTIVQPYIVSIAEYPLSASVLGFAILYATAGNSKYGDYEDEDDDDQSAQKCVVIRMFLVQPNNLQDCTLMYDAIPESESEPLTKELTDEPDRDVDVTERQENSSSASSSASNETTDNVSDPPSEEEDRSLDGGGGGNDGTALKGKPSKVDVKNGDAQDGDGSDNPSVVDDPIVLKMAEAAQKLNDVFVGIRTTQPSTERAIVAGTSAPTTPASSTKVNLMTPDSFSTPATACSRSAGKENLKDVRIINLSELPYPEMETIMNQYDRRTAGRRRGRGSAINVTTTSTDGARKPNSSATSTASANGSVSSDGNSSDDEEEPEEEGGGNTSVASVAGSERIANITDDPDDNGDNDEEEEDTDVEPKVVSTQGKKSSGKLGFARANGVVGSTVEQTKGRKGSHPTGTGQPGGVLSVSRTPLNMEHFTKILTLDETEPPTVREKIKSDESVKPEVLNTLFMLAKATQQHQQTEPAAAVSELLASVDAKANQPIVLPTTEKLELAFVNMMKSLSEQSEDNANGKSKHRNSTNGPASMAQESVIDTPTVPPMPSAEMLASGGSSPSREVQQIMSTKGPVISMVEDLFLYSCVERKDDYEDEDDDEEEGVVNVTGRYDEEDGVVVVVANGTDDNPDEVDEKDGEPVAADASVLLSEEKATAAVSALKEPIPDSSTVELELVQAAKRSKETAQGNSPSDEKARVETNNEPTTARFWPAKVPTEVPAGKANDPKPSPAQETYAGVPAPTVVHMPEGSKQIADLNGKLDRMMELLLMQSRQIGELNMQLEAMKKSKEEEQRRCSTALNRINQTLPKKIETQLSALLVQHTLKVEQTLVTCFNTQQARLTETLTHLPQAIMAQLSPKMIPVLLQEILKRVIPTINGKLDVMQRGICMELAEKLLANEGAMRETVQRTIRSEPVTKVITAAIHSGSRTVFTDVYNQSMREIVLPTYSQETKELFTQLNTSFGHGIVELMRKLDEHLDRVVKMQESTTGCLKIIRELPKDLSTAADDIFNGCARMVRHSMEKDMRTLETTLLKSIRDHIGKEIEKGFEAQTSSLEDSVLSVVRSQAQTPAPSNMDVQDQIKQYLSGGQINKAFHKALLSNDLNLVEFLLERADYKQVFNPCPLEQTVLLSLIQQVSADMSNYNELKQKYLSDAIVSLDFQDPITKEHSPKVILELINNCQKFMTDNPSNPLCTGIKMLVIAAQYMGYKNI from the exons ATGGAAACTACCGAACGAACCGTGTCGACCGTTGCAGGCGGCAGCAGGAAAAT CGCTTTCAGTGTGGAAGAGGCCCAACATTCCTTTAAGACCACCGATAAGAATATTACAGTGGTGTGTACCGAGGGCAAACATGACCGTGGTAGTTCGAAGATCAAGCTGGTCAATGTGGTCAACTTCAAATGGGAACAGAAAAACTACCCTGGACGGTTGATAGCCTGTCACAAGGACTGTTTTCTGCTCGCGTACTCAATTCGAG TAACGAAGCAGTCCAAGAGCGAAAGCATGGTACGGGTAGCCCATTTGGATCTTCCCGAACGAGGTCTGATTAAAGGACTGTCAGATGAAATTCTTGACCTGCAGTTCTCGCACAACAGCACCTACGATTGTTTGCTCGGCATCATCGAACGGACAACTCTGCACGTCCACAAGGTGCTGGTGAAAGGTGAAAAGGTAACCACCGCGCTCAAGGTGAAAATCGTCGATCCGCTCGATGGGCACGTCCCGACATGCGACCGCATAACCTGGTGTCCGTACATGAGCGATGGTGCCGATTATAGCGATGATTTCGCCAAGGAGCTGCTCGTGTGGACCCGCGGACCAACGTTCCAGTGCTACAGTATTAGTGCGCTGGCAAAATCGTACATCGACACGACCGATCTGAAAGCGTCCGATATCGAAGAGGGTGGTTTTAAGGCGAACGATGGGGATGCAATCATCACGGGCAGCGTGTTCTCCGACGATGGTACCACACTGGCGCTCAGCTCGAACGACGGTTTGATCCGGTTCTATCAGGTGTACCAGCACGCGAACGATCGCTCACCGAGGCGGCTGCATATGTGGAAGCCGCACGACGGCAAACCGATCACAAGCTTCTTCTTCCTGGACAATTACACCGAAACGGTGAACAATAAAACGATCTGGAAGCATGCGATCACCTGCGCGGAGAACAACTCGGAAATCAAGGTGTGGTGTTGCGAATCCTGGGAGTGTCTGCAAACGATTCGTTTAACGTCCTCGGTCGCCGATGCATCGCTTCACTTTAAAGCAGAAATCGACATCTCCTCCACGTATCTTGTGCTTACCGAACGTAACACACGTCAGATTTACGTGATGCAGATACGGAAAGGAAAAGGTGCCACCTCACCCGAGGCCGAACCGGTGGTGCAATCGAAGAAGAGCATCATTAGCAAGGGCGGCACTCGTACGATCGTTCAGCCGTACATTGTGTCGATCGCGGAGTACCCACTGTCGGCATCCGTGTTAGGGTTTGCCATACTGTACGCAACGGCCGGCAACTCCAAGTACGGCGATTATGAggacgaagatgatgatgatcagtCGGCACAGAAGTGTGTTGTCATTCGTATGTTTTTAGTGCAACCAAACAATCTGCAGGACTGTACGCTGATGTACGATGCGATACCGGAAAGCGAGAGCGAACCACTTACGAAGGAGCTAACGGACGAACCGGACCGGGATGTGGACGTGACGGAAAGGCAGGAAAATTCTTCCTCAGCGTCTTCGTCCGCTTCGAACGAAACGACGGACAATGTATCGGATCCACCATCGGAAGAGGAAGATCGTTCATTggatggcggtggtggtggtaacgATGGTACGGCATTGAAAGGGAAACCATCGAAGGTGGACGTTAAGAACGGTGATGCCCAAGATGGTGACGGATCAGATAATCCCAGTGTGGTGGATGACCCGATAGTGCTTAAAATGGCGGAAGCAgcacaaaaattaaacgaCGTGTTTGTAGGAATCCGTACGACACAACCTTCGACGGAAAGAGCGATCGTTGCGGGTACCAGCGCACCGACGACACCGGCCAGCAGCACCAAAGTGAATCTTATGACTCCGGACTCCTTCAGCACACCAGCTACCGCTTGTAGCAGATCCG CCGGAAAGGAGAACCTGAAAGATGTGCGCATTATCAACCTTTCGGAGCTGCCCTACCCCGAAATGGAAACGATCATGAATCAGTACGATCGGCGAACCGCCGGTAGACGGCGTGGCCGTGGGTCTGCGATCAACGTGACCACCACATCGACCGATGGCGCAAGGAAGCCCAATTCGTCCGCCACTAGCACGGCCAGCGCGAATGGCAGTGTGTCTAGCGATGGTAATAGCTCCGACGACGAAGAGGAACCAGAAGAAGAGGGTGGTGGCAACACTAGTGTCGCTTCGGTGGCCGGTTCGGAACGAATCGCCAACATTACCGACGATCCGGACGATAACGGGGACAAtgatgaggaggaggaagacACGGACGTGGAGCCTAAAGTTGTATCCACGCAGGGCAAAAAGAGCAGTGGGAAGTTGGGTTTTGCGAGAGCGAATGGTGTTGTCGGAAGTACGGTCGAGCAAACGAAAGGCAGAAAGGGAAGCCACCCAACTGGAACGGGGCAACCGGGTGGTGTCCTTAGCGTTTCGCGGACACCGTTAAACATGGAACACTTTACCAAAATACTCACACTTGACGAAACAGAACCACCGACGGTTCGAG aaaaaataaaaagcgatGAATCGGTTAAGCCGGAAGTGCTCAACACGCTGTTTATGCTGGCAAAGGCcacacaacaacatcagcagacGGAGCCGGCAGCTGCCGTTTCGGAGCTGTTGGCATCGGTTGATGCAAAGGCCAATCAACCGATCGTACTGCCGACGACGGAAAAACTCGAGCTCGCGTTTGTGAACATGATGAAAAGTCTGTCGGAGCAGTCGGAAGATAATGCAAACGGTAAATCGAAGCACCGGAACTCAACCAACGGGCCAGCCAGTATGGCGCAGGAGAGCGTTATAG ATACTCCAACCGTACCACCTATGCCATCCGCGGAAATGCTCGCAAGCGGCGGTTCCAGCCCAAGCCGGGAGGTGCAACAAATTATGTCTACCAAGGGTCCAGTTATCAGCATGGTCGAAGATCTATTCTTGTACTCGTGCGTGGAAAGGAAGGACGATTACGAAGACgaagatgacgatgaggaGGAGGGCGTTGTTAATGTGACCGGTCGATACGATGAGGAGGATGGTGTGGTTGTGGTCGTTGCTAACGGTACCGACGACAATCCGGATGAGGTGGATGAGAAAGATGGGGAACCTGTTGCGGCGGACGCGAGTGTGTTACTGTCTGAGGAAAAGGCTACGGCTGCAGTTTCGGCCCTCAAAGAACCCATTCCGGATAGTAGCACTGTTGAGTTGGAGCTTGTGCAGGCTGCCAAGCGCAGCAAGGAGACCGCGCAGGGCAACAGTCCGAGCGACGAGAAAGCACGAGTGGAAACGAACAATGAACCAACAACGGCCCGTTTTTGGCCAGCGAAAGTACCGACCGAAGTGCCGGCCGGTAAAGCGAACGATCCAAAACCATCTCCGGCACAGGAAACGTACGCCGGCGTACCAGCACCTACGGTCGTCCATATGCCAGAAGGGTCGAAGCAGATTGCCGATCTTAATGGCAAGCTGGACCGGATGATGGAGCTGCTGCTAATGCAGTCGCGACAGATCGGGGAGCTGAACATGCAGCTGGAAGCGATGAAGAAATCGAAAGAGGAAGAGCAACGGCGGTGCAGCACGGCACTGAACCGAATCAACCAAACGCTTCCGAAGAAGATCGAAACGCAGCTGTCCGCACTGTTGGTACAGCACACGCTGAAAGTGGAGCAAACGCTGGTGACCTGCTTCAACACCCAGCAGGCCCGGTTAACCGAAACACTAACGCACCTACCTCAGGCGATAATGGCCCAGCTGTCACCTAAGATGATTCCGGTGTTGTTGCAGGAGATACTAAAACGGGTGATACCGACCATTAACGGCAAGCTGGACGTGATGCAACGTGGAATATGCATGGAACTGGCGGAAAAGTTGCTCGCAAACGAAGGGGCAATGCGCGAAACCGTCCAGCGAACAATACGTAGTGAg CCTGTCACGAAGGTGATAACCGCTGCTATACATTCCGGATCGCGCACGGTATTCACGGATGTTTACAACCAATCGATGCGGGAAATCGTGCTGCCCACCTACAGCCAAGAGACGAAGGAACTTTTCACACAACTTAACACATCCTTTGGCCATGGCATTGTAGAGC TAATGCGAAAGCTCGACGAACACCTCGACAGGGTGGTAAAGATGCAGGAATCGACAACcggatgtttaaaaataatacgcGAACTGCCGAAAGACCTTTCCACAGCTGCGGACGACATCTTTAACGGTTGTGCGCGGATGGTGCGACACAGCATGGAGAAGGATATGCGGACACTGGAAACGACGCTGCTGAAGTCGATCCGCGATCACATCGGAAAGGAGATTGAGAAGGGCTTCGAGGCACAAACATCGTCGCTGGAAGATTCCGTCCTGTCGGTGGTTCGGTCACAGGCACAAACGCCCGCACCAAGCAATATGGACGTGCAGGACCAAATCAAGCAGTATCTCAGCGGTGGCCAGATCAACAAAGCGTTCCACAAGGCGCTGCTTTCAAATGATCTGAACCTGGTGGAATTTCTGCTTGAGCGGGCCGACTACAAGCAGGTGTTTAATCCGTGTCCGCTCGAGCAAACGGTGCTGCTGTCGCTGATACAGCAAGTGTCCGCCGATATGAGCAACTACaatgaattaaaacaaaa gtaCTTGTCGGACGCGATAGTAAGCCTGGACTTTCAAGATCCGATCACGAAGGAACACTCGCCGAAGGTGATATTGGAGCTGATAAACAACTGTCAGAAGTTTATGACCGACAACCCATCCAATCCGCTTTGTACCGGTATCAAAATGTTGGTCATTGCCGCACAGTACATGGGCTACAAGAATATCTGA